One genomic segment of Funiculus sociatus GB2-C1 includes these proteins:
- a CDS encoding HD domain-containing protein — MLSERFTEALTFATHLHANQTRKGSGVPYIAHLLGVASIVLEHGGNEEEAIAALLHDAIEDQGGAATREEIRRRFGDTVTEIVDGCTDSDITPKPPWRQRKEAYIAHLPTASKNILLVSAADKLHNARSILNDYRVVGESLWERFKGGKEGTLWYYRSLVKAFRKGSSMPLIDELDRVVCEIEEISKDC, encoded by the coding sequence ATGCTTTCAGAACGCTTTACCGAAGCCCTAACCTTTGCTACTCATCTGCACGCGAACCAAACTCGCAAAGGTTCGGGTGTGCCATATATTGCTCATTTACTTGGAGTTGCCAGTATTGTGCTAGAGCATGGTGGTAATGAAGAGGAAGCGATCGCAGCCTTACTCCATGATGCTATCGAAGATCAAGGCGGTGCCGCTACGCGGGAAGAAATTCGCCGCAGGTTCGGGGATACCGTCACAGAAATTGTAGACGGTTGCACTGATTCTGACATTACACCCAAACCGCCTTGGCGACAGCGTAAAGAAGCTTATATCGCCCACCTTCCCACAGCTTCCAAAAACATACTTCTTGTTTCTGCTGCCGATAAACTGCACAACGCTCGCTCAATTTTAAATGATTACCGTGTTGTGGGCGAGTCGCTTTGGGAACGTTTCAAAGGAGGCAAAGAAGGAACGCTTTGGTATTATCGTTCTCTGGTTAAAGCATTTCGTAAAGGTAGTTCAATGCCATTAATTGACGAGTTAGATCGGGTAGTTTGCGAGATAGAAGAAATTAGTAAAGACTGCTAA